Proteins co-encoded in one Papaver somniferum cultivar HN1 chromosome 5, ASM357369v1, whole genome shotgun sequence genomic window:
- the LOC113281333 gene encoding cytochrome b-c1 complex subunit Rieske-4, mitochondrial-like, giving the protein MLRIAGRRISSSLSWRSNHTSAAIVSRNLINSGETTTTTCDDDFFSSKKSFYLGSIRGFASESLAPKQDRTPEVPATVAAVKNPTPKIVYDNYNHERYPPGDPSKRAFAYFVLSGGRFVYASLVRLLVLKFVLSMSASKDVLALASLEVDLSSIEPGSTVTVKWRGKPVFIRRRTDDDIKLANNVDLASLRDPQQDAERVTNPEWLVVVGVCTHLGCIPLPNAGDFGGWFCPCHGSHYDISGRIRKGPAPKNLEVPTYSFLEGNKLLIG; this is encoded by the exons ATGTTGAGGATCGCTGGCAGAAGAAtctcatcatctttatcatggAGATCTAATCATACTTCTGCAGCTATCGTATCCAGAAATCTAATCAACAGTGGAGAGACAACGACTACTACTTGTGACGATGACTTTTTCTCCTCGAAGAAATCTTTCTATCTTGGTTCAATCAGAG GGTTTGCATCTGAATCACTCGCCCCAAAACAAGATAGAACTCCAGAAGTCCCTGCAACTGTGGCGGCTGTCAAGAACCCAACCCCAAAGATTGTATATGATAATTATAACCATGAGCGTTATCCCCCTGGAGATCCTAGCAAGAGGGCGTTTGCTTACTTTGTTTTGTCGGGCGGAAGATTTGTGTATGCTTCTCTTGTCCGATTACTGGTCCTCAAGTTTGTGCTTAGCATGTCTGCTAGTAAAGATGTACTCGCGCTGGCTTCCCTCGAGGTTGATCTGTCCAGCATTGAGCCTGGGAGCACTGTCACTGTCAAGTGGCGTGGCAAGCCAGTCTTCATCAGGCGTCGAACTGATGATGATATTAAACTTGCCAATAATGTTGATTTGGCATCCCTTCGTGACCCGCAACAAGATGCAGAGCGGGTTACGAACCCAGAGTGGCTGGTTGTTGTTGGAGTGTGTACACATCTCGGCTGCATCCCGCTTCCTAATGCTGGGGATTTTGGTGGGTGGTTTTGCCCATGCCATGGGTCCCACTATGATATTTCTGGAAGGATTCGGAAGGGGCCAGCACCGAAGAACTTGGAGGTACCCACTTACAGCTTTTTGGAAGGCAACAAGTTATTGATTGGTTGA